In the genome of Spirochaetaceae bacterium, the window GGACCGTGAAGCGGACGCACCTCCGGGCGGTCCGTGGTCACGCGGCGGCCCGTACACCTCGTGGTATGGTAGCGACCGATTGCCGATGGACCTGCGCGAGGCACGTAAACAGTTCCTGGATGCCGTCCGCCGCGGCGCGGCCGCGCACCTGGAGGCGCTGCTGGAGCGGCATCCGCACCTGGCCGATGCCCGCAACGCGCACGGCAACACGCCCGTCCGGGAGGCGATCGACGCGCGCCGGCCGGAAGTGGTGGCGCTGCTGCTGGAGCGCGGCGCCGACCCGCTGCAGGTCAACGACGGCGGCTCGTCGCTGATGGATGCGGCCACGGCGGCGGGGTGCCGGGAGATCGCGGCCATGCTGGCGGTCCGCGGCTGTCCGATGCGTGCCTTCGATGCGGCCGGGCTGGGCGCGCTGGCTGAGCTGCGGGGGATACTCGACGAGCGGCCCGGCGCGGTGAGTGAACGCGACCGGGTCGGCGGCACGCCGCTGCACGCCGCCGCGCGCGGCAACCGGCCGGCGGCGGTGCGCCTGCTGCTCGA includes:
- a CDS encoding ankyrin repeat domain-containing protein, with the protein product MTVRLDREADAPPGGPWSRGGPYTSWYGSDRLPMDLREARKQFLDAVRRGAAAHLEALLERHPHLADARNAHGNTPVREAIDARRPEVVALLLERGADPLQVNDGGSSLMDAATAAGCREIAAMLAVRGCPMRAFDAAGLGALAELRGILDERPGAVSERDRVGGTPLHAAARGNRPAAVRLLLDRGADIGAQNRHGHPPLAVAVETNALAAAALLLERGATPDCAAGHFGGTALHRAIANRHREMALLLLHHGADPSRQDGAGKTALHDAVIAGTTAWVKLVLAYHPDLGLRTRPGPTQPGGETALDYARRRRKPTLIRLLEAALEAAPEAAP